The DNA segment gatactgatacggttggttctgatactgtctcGGCTGCTGAGGCACATGCTGATCTCCTCTCTGTCTcatcaaacctgcttcagctccctttacATGATTCATatcatccgcaaaattatcaggcctagtAGTGTTCACCAACGTAAAGATACCAGGGTTCAAggcattaatgaactggtcggcctTTGCTTCTTCGTTGTCAGCAAAGTGCAGTGCAAACTTCAGCAAGCTATCAAACATAGACACGTAATCCTCAATATTCatgttcccttgcttcagagtgGCAAATTCAGCAGCCTTGTCCTTTCTataagacactggaaagaaacgaTTATAGAACTTAGTCTTGAACAAACTCCATGAgacaactgtacctcgattctcaagAGCCTTTTTCATCGAAATCCACCAGCTCTTTGCAACACCCTGTAGCTGATGAATCACTAACCTGATTTGGCGGTCATCtgaatagtcgagagaatcgAACAACTAATCATTGTCCTccagccaactctcacagtcaatagCATTCTCAGAACCCTTCAAGGTTGGCggtttgaacgactgaaacctcttcagcaaggtttccataggcatcGCTGTGACgtccatctgatcagtttcgGTACTAGCCTGTtcgttcggaggagtaactggcggtggttTTCTATTaattactcgacgaggacccatttgataatcaaagggttaggacataagatatctcaatctttacaattcggtgcccttcaaCCTCTTAGGAATTCGGATACAAGTCGAGAATCAAatacagttatatctcaagtagtccatgctttataaattaaatcacataatcatgtaattcaaattattctcaaataataaaacatgctcgcatggaattcaaataatcaaataaataactcaatcacatgcgagaagccaatacaagcggactcgatctaccccgctcacttctagttcaaaccaagaacttatcgctctgataccacttattgTGAGGACCTCGTCTCTAATCATCTAATATCGAATAAACATGCAATAGATACTACAAGTCAAGACAAAATaagtaaagaattttttttaaagaacatgctcggaccccgtgcacacatccgtgcacgggtccgtgcatttaTCTTAAGGGAACACGGACCTCGCACCacctctgtagtgacccttacccggatcacctactaaacagaacttaggcatgcaattaacttaattaaacagatatcagaataaaactgcggaaaccataaacattatacaatcccaagaaaaggaatctgtaaataatccaataatatacaaccaaatcgaacagctgtataaacccaaacaacagtaataaaacctaaacgaagctccagctggccaaccactgactagcccctcctggattcaccctcctcgtccaatcgcaaacctgccccatggaatagggtgtccagaaaatacagagtacgagacgtgaacataaaacgctcagtgcgagagtatgagtatacatgcatgcaaagtgaactccctatagactcgaggtcaaggatcagataacagagacagaccgggccctggtatgtagcacgctgtgccgtcgcttcaggaggtggctcccataccgagataaccgtggatacgccggacccaaatcgatggaagtccatccactaacaggatagggtacaaccctactaccagacatctcgaaagagatacagcaagatgaaaatgaatgcaacataatatcatggcatataaatcatgcagtcacataatacatgcatactcagtcaggatatctcgaacagtactttcgtacctcaaaaatagtgcaagctctaccaactctaggtccactcttatagtctgctctacactgccaaatgatactactatcatcaaagtgctctaaaagccttaactaagctattgcatactcctaaatatttataggaagcaaaagctataccttcgtccgtcgttagccctttgatgtcgatgcctccagaacttgggcacaactccgctacgactaccgaacgccttgtcgacctccggaccaagcctaagaagactagaacagctccaaaaggactagaaaggaaaggagaactcggaattggcaaatgaaagtgaagcctcggccttctatttatagacaacgatcggaacttccgatccttgatcggaacgtccgaacctcgatcggaacgtccgatcctgccatcggagcttccgaagatcctgatctgccacgtgtcaaaatatcacttgttgactccggataggggtgatcggagcttccggtcctgatcggagcttccgatccaaccacacgtcatgcctgacgtaataacatcggtgcctccgatcgctcatcggagcttccgatcctgttcggagcttccgatcgtgccttcggagcttccgatccgtccgatacccaattcaattaattagcattaatcctttaattactcaattagggtacgggctactacaacctCTGTGTCCGGGTCCGTGCGAAATCAATACACTAAAAACTTGACTTTCTATCTCACCACACGAACCCTCACTCGAAGatggcacggggtccgttcatcaataaaaaaatagtaCACTCCAAAAATGCGAGGGGacacggacccttgcacggacgtggcacggggtccgtgccctgttgCACTAGCAAAAGAAAAGGGCATGACAAAATAGAATTCCAAGGACAAATCAACTCAACACATATAAATCAACATGCATTTCAACTCGAAACTCATAAAAATTCATACAAGCATTTCTAGAGTTATTCGAATATTACACAAACATAAAACATGCTTCGGCTATgaattaaaagcccaaatacaATCAAGTTCAAAAACaactcgacttctaaaacaccaaaGTCCACACTTCTATcaactcaaccacctagccatgcgatattttactcggtcctgccccacctgttgccaagcacacatacaaagacaagacaacattcgaataactccggtgagaatgatattcccagtaaaagcaacataacatgcaataacaaataatatatcagtaacatgatataaaacaacatattcaatgttaatacgaatgaaatgcatgtcctTAAAACTAGGATATTAACTCTGATAATCGAAGGAATTTCTActattcttttgggatcccgatgatgagatcacgtaacaactcaccgactctcccgattgaGGTGGTGTcatgtatctccatcctctagaatttggtgcgactataaggagtatgctggcactaggtgaacttctacaacccaggccactcgaatATATCCCCCAAAACATCTCAACAAAAGGGCCATTCAGCCCGCTTAAATCAAAGAGttaggctcgagatgaatgcatatagaaaacgcaaagcattaaaccataattcaattaaaaacaagagttcaatcaacaaaatacaagttccccactctagaacaagtattgatgcaagtttgtgatttaggggaaactcaagaaccatctatcttgagtgttctatcccgcttAACCGATGTCTGCTTATACCTTTTTGATTCAAAAGCTCCAACTCTTAATAAGCTACAATAAGagatttatatcaaaatctaatcaaccaataattcaaacgaactaggtaaaactctttaccgctcttcgatTAACTCTTCGACGATTCGAATCCTGGTAACTCTAGGCTCAACAATCTTCAAACCAATCTGTATGGAGGCAATAGAGGATCAACAACGAAAATCAAACCCAAACTAACACGGttcaatcaattcaaatcaaacgatacccaaaactcaaactggcggcataacggctatattctgatcaaccgAAATCACAGACATCGGTATAACATCGAAACCAACTCATaccaataccaaatcatcaataacaaatcaaaaccaacaaatcacaaaactccatatttttaaatatgcctaaaaaatcataacaattccgaacgacgttcttttTCTGATCCgattgagaataaacgataagagatatctcaagaacatcatactaAAAAAGAATTGAATTACAACGACATCcgaaaaatgaaatataattgatcagagaaatacttacgatagaacgaagctctcgatgCCGTGGTCGCGAATCTGCCTTCGGATTAAATTTCTACTGGGCGGATCGAGCAAAACCCGGAGAGGAAAAGCTTGAAGATCTTGCTTCTatgcttcaatggaggagacgGCTTTGGAGAAGGAGAAGGAAGAAATAAATGAATACCAAGTCAACTAGCCAACTcaagatattatataaaatctcatttttgcatttaagtccctgaaaattccaaaaatttcaaaatagaccctgatcaaaatcaaatcggctctcaAATTATATAATCTCCAATTATCtctaataaactcaattaagataaatttggggcgttacaagttGATTGCTCAATTTTATGACTGAAGGGTCTAGTGTTTTAGTATTTGAATACAGAATTATTAAATCTTGTGGGCTTAGATCTATGTTGGATAAGAAAATTGTTGGGAAGCATTTTTTGGTTACTTTCTCAGGGTTGACCAAGACCTGATTTTGAGGATAAAATCTCTTAAGGTGTGGATAAATGTAGTAACCTGATCTCTTTTTAGTAATTATAAAGACTAAGCATGTTATAATGGTTATAACATGATCAAGGAATCTTAATTTAGGTTTATTATGTAGAAAATCGGATTCAGGATGTCTGGAAATAGTTTGGATGGTACCAAGGACTCGAGTgtttcggaaggtccgaacttggTAGCTAGGAAGATCGGTTGTTCTGAAGTGTTCGGAAGGGGAATGGCTGTTCCGAAGCAGAGGGTGAGttaggaagctccgaacccacgATCAGTAGTTCGATTTCTATTGTCAGACAGGTTAAGGTTTTGATTGTTTGATTGGACGGGtgacagttcggaagctccaaactttGTCGACAAcagtgtgttgtccaatcaaGGACGTGCGTTAGACAATGAGATATCGAAAGGGTGataggaagctccaaagagcgTTAGGAATGTCCGAACTGGTGATCAAAACGTTCgatcttcgtctataaataaggtcCAAATTTATCATTGTTACTACATGTTTTAGGTGTGGGTTTCTAGCTAGTGTCTATTTCTTAGGATTTAGTAATCTTCTCGAGGGCCGGACGATAGCAAGGCTCTACAAGGCTTGTGGAGAAAGTGTGCTTGGGCCAGGGTCTTCGAATCTGCGAGCTGACGACGGAAGCAGGTATAATTCTGAACTTTAGTGGCTATtgggagtagctattagtctagttaaggaaTTTTAGATAATTACTGGTGATGTGGTATAATATTTCTTTGTAGGCTTGGACTGTAGGCAGTTGTTCACCTAGACCCGTAGTTgaagtacgtaagtactgactgatgataaatgcaaattttttttcaaaggcACATATTATAAAATCAAACCGGGGGAATTACATTTGACGACAGGTTAAGGACCCGTCTGTCACGATCAGTCAAAGAACCAGCCGACCTTGCTAAAGAATGAGCCATCTGGTTCACTGATCTATAAACAAAAGATAAAATACAATATGGTAGTTCTGATAATAGAAATCTACAATCTTCCACCAAAAGGCCTAGGCATGATACATCCATATCAGAAGAATGGATGGCATTGATCACTAGGAGCGCATATGATTCAATGATAACGTTGATGAGCTTAAGCTCCTTTATCCAGCTGAGGGCCTCACGAATTCCTAATGCTTCATCTGTAGAAAAAAGGAAATTGCCAAGGAAGCATCCATATATAACATTGATAatagttctggaggcatcgcgAATAATACAACCATAACCCATGCGAGGTGGATCCTTGAAAAGAGCAGCGTCAACattgaattttacaaaattgacTGGAGGGTTGGTCCAAGCATGGGTGGACTGTTGGGCTGAAGGAGAAAGTGGGCTTTTATTCCTTGCATTTGCTATAAGCCATTGGTTATGAGAATCTGATGCTGATTGGAAAATAATATATGTTGGTCTTGTGATTTCTTTCCAAATCAAATCATTCCTAGCATTCCAAATGTTCCATAATATCATGGCAGCGATGTCAATGTCAGAAGGAGAGTGATTTGTGGTTAAGGAAATCCACCAATCTTTGAAAGATGAAGCTGTACCAACAAAGCTTCCAATATAGGTGAGACACCAAACATTTCGGGCAAAAGGGCATTGGACTAAGACATGAAAATCTGTTTCAGGATAATGATTGCAGAAAGGGCACCAAATCTGAGTCTCGATTCTCCTGTTCTTCAGAGCCATTCTAGTTGGAAGGCATCTTGCTAACGTTCTCCAGAGGAAGTTGCGCACTTTTTGGGGAGTAGCTATtgggagtagctattagtctagttaaggattTTTAGATAATTATTGGTGATGTGGTATAAGTCTGAAATTTAGTGGCTATTGGAAGTAGCTATTATTCTAGCTAAGGATTTTTAGATAATTATTGGTGATGTGGTATAATCTGTCCTTGTAAGCTTGGACTGTAGGCAGTTCGTTCGTGTCGTTTGTAGGGAACTAAGCAGCAACCAATGTTTGAGGCATGAAATAACATGGAAATATACCAAAATAtggaagaaaaaaattaaaaaaaataaaggaaagTTTCAGCAGAGGCAGTGCACCCGCGCAAATTTTTGGTTCCCCTACGCCACATTTTCGTTCCCCTGCACCACCTGCACGAAAAAAATGTCCTAAAATAGAATTGGCCGTGCACCTGCATGCGATTTTCATAGCGTCGCGACGCTACATGAAGTGCAAAATTTTTGGAAAGTTGGATTCTGGAGTTTAAAAAGATTTCCTCACCTATTATCGAGATTTGTCAAGGGTTTTGCACAAGGAACGACGACTGGAAATAGGAGGAACGCTTGGAGAACAACAAAAGGCGAAAGATTTTGGGAAGAAGATGAAGACACATCAATCCGAGAACGGAGAAAGCTCTTCAATATTCATCCTCGTTTCTTTCCTTTCATGATTTATCTCTTTTGATGGATTATTTTCAGAATATGTTTTACTATTATATCAAATTCATCATGAACTAAACTTCCTATATAGGGAAACGACGTATCTTGATTGATACCATGttcttgatatttttattgATAAAATTAGAACTCTTCATTGgtctatttatgttttcctgaTTTGATTGTATTCAATtaattgatcactaattgaaatgtcatatttatttgaaatttggcaCTCGAAagatgagattttgaataggaccttAGGAAAATATATCATCGATGTTTATAGAGTTAGGAAGGCCTATAACATCAGTGAAGCCATTAGAGAATTTTCATGCTATTTACCggatttgatatttgattttagATAGGAATATTGAAATCGATATTAGATTTGAATTTTCTATTTGCCACTTGGAAAAGGGAatagaaaatattaaaaattcttGGCTATTAAACTAGAAAAACTTCCGATTTAGATATCTTAGGGAATTGAACATAGTCGAAAGTCAAGTGAAATCGAACCTCTAGAATTTATCTCCATTTGATCTTCGTTctacatatttattttattgcaaattttagtaattaaaataTCACTCCACTTTCATAGCTCTAAATAAGATTAACATTAAATTAGTTCAATATATTTagtataatataaattattcaTTTTCCGTGGAAACGATACTTTATTcattctatattaaaacttgacattgTGAGCTTGCGAACGAATaaaacacgcaacaagtttttggcattGTTGCCGGaaaatcaattttattttatttatactaaatCGTTACTAATtagttttaattttgatttagagaaaatttttatttttcattttttttaactttatcCGTCTCTGTGTATGCAGTTTATGTGCAAAAGCCAAAGCTTTTATTCATTACTCTTTGATCCAGAAATAGAAAAGACTGTTAAAGCTTTGATAAAAGAGAGGAGAGAAGAATTAAAGAGAATAGTTGAGAACCAAAACAATAGGGGTGGACAGGAGAATACCGGTCCTGTATCGATTAGAAACCATTTTCGGCCGATCATCAACACTAACTACTCTGGAATTGCTCGTAGGACTATCACTGCCaataattttgagctgaaacccgCACTGATAAATATGGTACATCAGAATCAGTTTCGAAGATATGGCctccaaatttttgaaaaaatatttcccacctacaaaatctgctcaattgAAGATAGAAATCACAACCTTCCGACAGCAAGACTTAGAGCAGTTATATGAAGCTTGGGAGTTCTATAAGGAATTGCTGCGGAAATATGAAATCCATAATTTCAAGGACTGAGAGCAAATAGAGTTGTTTTACAATGGGTTAATTAAATGGACGAACGAGGATGTCAGTCGATGTTGCCACTGGAGGGACTGTTTTCTCTAAAGCCCCAAAGCTGCATatgcttgagcaaatgactATTAACAGCTACTAGTGTCCAAGTGAGAGATTACAACAAAGAAAACCTACCGGAATTTACGAGTTTGATGAGTTTACCTCGTTGTCCTCCCAAATGGCCGCTATTTCTTCACAGCTTGCAGCAATGAACAAGGAAAACCAAATGACCGAGTCTGCGGCATTTGCTACCGGAATAAACTCTGTTGAAGTAGAAGGAACCGTGAAGTAAGCCCAATATACAAATAACAGAAATTTCAGCGGCTATTGAGGTAACCCTCTTCCAAATCATTATCATCCTGGcctgcgtaatcatgaaaactTTTCATATGCCAACAAaaataatgtgttgaatcctccaccgagattcaacaatcaaaagggAGAGGGTAAATCTTCGTTAGAGGATTTGATGAGAACTTTTGTTATTGAGTCTTCTAAGAGGTTAGATAGAAGTGAGTCTCGAATTGAAAACCTTGAAACACATGTGACCAATATGGGTGACACTATGAAATCTCTTGAAGTGAAAATTGGTTAACTTGAAAGTGTTATAAATAATCAGCAGAGAGGAATGTTTCCTAGAAACACTGAAACAAATCCTAAGGAATAATTAAATGCTATTATGTTGAGAGATGTGAACGAATTTGATCCAGCCACCAAATATTTGGATATGGAAAGGAAGGATACGAGAGTGGAGAAACTAAGTGATCAATCAAAAAGGGGCCTTAAGACAAAATCATCTACATTGATTGAAACACCGGATATTCTTAAGGCCCACATGAATTTTCCCCAGAGTTTCTAGAAAAAGGGATTGGATGCTCAGTTTTCTAAGTTCTTGGaagttttcaagaaaattcatatcaatatcCCTTTTGTTGAAGCTTTAGAGAGAATGCCAagtgataaatatattttgtgtgcattattttatgttatttttatgtctattttgcatgcatttgtattgtctcattgtgtttttatgtgtttttatttgatttatttcatatgtgtgcatttcactcttcgggttgatttttgtaggaatttgtGAAGAACTCATGATTTTGGGGCAACAGAAGAGCCGCaaaaatgaattacggagcagtgatggtccaaaatttatttttgattctAGAGAAACCCAAATCAGATCTTCACCATTCAAAATTACTTTCAATATGTTGTGAAGaggctgtccaaatttcagctcaatccgactgTTAGAagtcaagttatgaatttttcaagaattaTGCGCGAGCTAGAATATTTTAATGGGAAGAGGACAGAGTACATCTCACCCTAGCGCATGTTCATGCACACCTGGAAcggtttgaaaaaaaataaaacagatgATATCTCGCTCGGGCGCATGTTCTTGCGCTTGAGCGCGATCGCAGAGAAGGAAAATTGATTATTTGGGACTCTTTTGAATGGAAACTTTGGGATCTCGATTCTTGGGCGTATAAATAGCGAATATTCATCAGATTGGAAGGGTGCCATATGTGTTCTATCATAGGAGAGGTGGCGGCTAGGGCTCGGTATTGAAGACTCCATTCTagttcttcttctttcttcttattcttttttatttttgaatattattttcaactattgattagttttatttcaaccaagacgacgtgattgggccgaaaaaatctatgtagaaaacttggatgtttgtttgagatttttcagatttggttttattttattgattattagatttatatatgtttgtgaatgatctggccaattgtttgcttgcatgttaattgattccaagtcgacatcCCAATCTTTTTATTattctgtctagattaagctaaataattaatttttgacaatttactacagtctctgtgggattgATACTTTGACTCTCtatccactttactattacttgacctagtatacttgctagtagacaccgatttaagcggtcacCAAGTTATGCCAAGTTTATTAACGAGATCTTgtcgaagaagaagaaatttgcTGAGTTTGAGAATGTGGCATTAACTGAGGAATGTAGCGCTAATATTCAAAAGAAGCTTCCACATAATCTTAAGGATCCAAGCAGTTTTACGATCTCATGTGCTATAGGAGTTCAGTTTGTGGGAAgcgcactttgtgattttgggGTGAGTGTGAATCTGATGCCTATATCTGTCTATAATAAACTTGGTTTAACTGAGATGAAGCCCACCAGAGTAATTTCGGAGTTGGCAGATAGATCAGTTAAGTATCCTTGTGTCTTGGTGGAAGATGTACTAGTAAAGGTGGACAAGTTGATACTTCCTACAGATTTTTTTGTTCTTGACATAGAAGATTATCATGTTCCTATCAATTTGGGACGACCTTTCTTAGCCACGGGAGAAGCAAAGATCGATGTGAAGAAAGGTGAACTAACTATGCAAGTTGAAGAAGAAAAGGTCACCTTCAATGTTTTCAACTCGGGAATCCATCCAGAGAAGAGCAAGAGGCCCAAAAGTTGGAACAAGATAGAAGAGCTGAACAATGTTACAAAATTGAGGTGATTGAAGATCAAAGGAAAGAGCTCGACTTAATGAAGAGGATAGTGaagaagttcaaaatgaatagagatcaaatcaagaaggtttggagggtgaaagagaAGAATAGGACCTCCATCAAAGTGAAAGTGACGAGCTAAGATTGGCAAACAGTCAGGCTGGTGACTTTAAAcaaagcgcttcttgggagaaAACCCAAgcattatataattttattattttttttattctttttgtgttttatattttaatcataatttttgttaatttatattttaatttacatGTGTGATCATAATAACATTGAGATTTTAGTTATTTTCAAGTTCCAGTTGTATGCTAACGCCAAGTGTTGTAGTTCCACCACACCTCTTATGATGATGGAGAGAGCGATGACTACAGATGGTTGTCGCTAGAGGTATGTTCCGCCCTCTGTTCTTTTTGCTTTATTTTTCATTGAGGACAATTCACGgttttaagtttgggggtatgtCTTGTTTTTTACTGCTAGTTGTTGTTTGCTTAGACTCCTGCTACTGTTGTTTCAGTTTATGGTATTACCTATAAAATATGTTGTGTTGATGTCGTGGAAGATGTTATTGTTGTGGCCAATGATGAAAAAGTAAGTTGAGCGATCGAATAAGGTTGTGTTCTTGATTTTTCTCTgagtttttcaatattttatgcACGTAAAGCCATGACCATCTGTCATTCTTGATGCTTAGAGAACATTTGTGTAAACTTGATGATTCTAAATTGACAAATAACTTCTTAAATTTTCTGTGATTTTCACTTGATGTCGAGATAGATTTTTACGAGCATAGAGATGATTTAGCCATTTATTGAAATTTGGGTATGCGTTTATTGATCAAACTTATCTGATTGCCGCCCTTTGATCCTACATGAAAAAATTAATGGACATGTTATTTGTTCTTTAATTCTTGGAAAATCCATTCATTATTCTTTCATGACATTGAAAGAGTgagtgcccggtgagccaacttgtggctaagggcttttatgactctatgtataaacaatcttttgtttaatataatttacacttttataatggcatttactttatcttttatcatattattatgttgtgacatactataagatgtttagataaagaccttgaatatactatagtgtatgtaagatgtggtggcacatggggatggctatcatgaaacacatcttatagtcact comes from the Henckelia pumila isolate YLH828 chromosome 1, ASM3356847v2, whole genome shotgun sequence genome and includes:
- the LOC140860981 gene encoding uncharacterized protein, translated to MAAISSQLAAMNKENQMTESAAFATGINSVEVEGTVKHRFKRSPSYAKFINEILSKKKKFAEFENVALTEECSANIQKKLPHNLKDPSSFTISCAIGVQFVGSALCDFGVSVNLMPISVYNKLGLTEMKPTRVISELADRSVKYPCVLVEDVLVKVDKLILPTDFFVLDIEDYHVPINLGRPFLATGEAKIDVKKGELTMQVEEEKVTFNVFNSGIHPEKSKRPKSWNKIEELNNVTKLR